A stretch of the Schistocerca serialis cubense isolate TAMUIC-IGC-003099 chromosome 2, iqSchSeri2.2, whole genome shotgun sequence genome encodes the following:
- the LOC126456228 gene encoding collagenase-like yields MVCTYLGYIALVNLPSRSQAGNSYEGQSATVSGWGLTADNGNTASTLQYTTLSVISNSLCQQYYGGVIVSSTLCATGSNRQSTCNGDSGGPMVIGSTGSFTLIGVVSFVSDAGCSSGDPSGYARVTSFLDWISSTAGVGIS; encoded by the exons ATGGTTTGCACTTATTTAG GTTACATCGCTCTGGTGAACCTGCCTTCTCGCTCACAGGCGGGCAACAGCTACGAGGGCCAGTCTGCTACTGTCAGCGGTTGGGGTCTGACTGCCGATA ACGGCAACACGGCCAGCACGCTGCAGTACACGACGCTGAGCGTCATCTCCAACTCGCTCTGCCAGCAGTACTACGGAGGCGTCATCGTCTCCTCAACACTCTGCGCCACCGGCTCCAACCGACAGAGCACCTGCAAC GGTGACAGCGGCGGCCCCATGGTAATCGGCTCGACGGGCAGCTTCACCCTGATCGGCGTCGTCAGCTTCGTGTCGGACGCTGGTTGCTCGAGCGGCGACCCGTCCGGCTACGCCAGGGTCACCTCCTTCCTCGACTGGATCTCCAGCACCGCCGGCGTCGGCATCTCGTAA